Proteins from a genomic interval of Pseudomonas silesiensis:
- the uvrB gene encoding excinuclease ABC subunit UvrB — protein MSEFQLVTRFEPAGDQPEAIRLMVEGIEAGLAHQTLLGVTGSGKTFSIANVIAQVQRPTLVLAPNKTLAAQLYGEFKAFFPNNAVEYFVSYYDYYQPEAYVPSSDTFIEKDASINDHIEQMRLSATKALLERKDAIIVTTVSCIYGLGSPETYLKMVLHVDRGDKLDQRALLRRLADLQYTRNDMEFARATFRVRGDVIDIHPAESDFEAIRIELFDDEVESLSAFDPLTGEVIRKLPRFTFYPKSHYVTPRETLLGAVEGIKVELQERLDYLRSNNKLVEAQRLEQRTRFDLEMILELGYCNGIENYSRYLSGRESGQAPPTLFDYLPADALLVIDESHVSVPQVGAMYKGDRSRKETLVEYGFRLPSALDNRPMRFDEFEHISPQTIFVSATPGNYEAEHAGRVVEQLVRPTGLVDPQIEIRPALTQVDDLLSEISKRVALEERVLVTTLTKRMSEDLTDYLADHGVRVRYLHSDIDTVERVEIIRDLRLGTFDVLVGINLLREGLDMPEVSLVAILDADKEGFLRSERSLIQTIGRAARNLNGRAILYADRITGSMERAIGETERRRDKQIAFNLANGITPKGVFKDVADIMEGATVPGSRSKKRKGMAKAAEESAKYEAELRSPGEIAKRIKALEEKMYALARDLEFEAAAQMRDEISKLRERLITV, from the coding sequence ATGTCTGAATTCCAGCTAGTGACCCGCTTCGAGCCCGCCGGCGATCAGCCGGAAGCCATCCGCCTGATGGTCGAGGGTATCGAAGCCGGGCTGGCGCACCAGACGTTGCTCGGTGTGACCGGCTCGGGCAAGACCTTCAGCATCGCCAACGTCATCGCCCAGGTGCAGCGCCCGACCCTGGTGCTGGCGCCGAACAAGACCCTGGCCGCCCAGTTGTACGGTGAGTTCAAGGCGTTCTTCCCGAACAACGCAGTGGAGTACTTCGTTTCCTACTACGACTACTACCAGCCGGAAGCTTACGTACCGTCTTCGGACACCTTCATCGAGAAGGATGCGTCGATCAACGACCACATCGAGCAGATGCGTTTGTCCGCCACCAAGGCGCTGCTGGAGCGCAAGGACGCGATCATTGTCACCACGGTGTCATGCATCTACGGTCTGGGTAGCCCGGAAACCTATTTGAAGATGGTGCTGCACGTGGATCGTGGCGACAAACTCGATCAGCGTGCGTTGCTGCGCCGGCTCGCCGACCTGCAATACACCCGCAACGATATGGAGTTCGCCCGCGCGACCTTCCGGGTGCGTGGCGATGTGATTGATATCCACCCGGCAGAATCCGATTTCGAAGCGATCCGCATCGAGCTGTTCGATGACGAGGTCGAGAGCCTGTCCGCCTTCGATCCGCTGACCGGGGAAGTGATCCGCAAGCTGCCGCGTTTCACCTTCTACCCGAAAAGCCACTACGTGACGCCGCGGGAGACCCTGCTTGGCGCCGTGGAAGGGATCAAGGTCGAGCTGCAGGAGCGCCTGGACTACCTGCGGTCCAACAACAAACTGGTGGAAGCCCAGCGTCTGGAGCAGCGTACCCGGTTCGACCTGGAGATGATCCTCGAGCTGGGTTATTGCAACGGTATCGAAAACTACTCGCGCTACCTGTCCGGCCGCGAATCCGGCCAGGCGCCGCCCACCCTGTTCGACTACCTGCCGGCCGATGCCTTGCTGGTGATCGACGAATCCCACGTCAGCGTGCCGCAGGTCGGCGCGATGTACAAAGGGGACCGCTCGCGCAAGGAAACGCTGGTGGAATACGGTTTCCGCCTGCCGTCGGCGCTGGATAACCGGCCGATGCGGTTCGACGAATTCGAACACATCAGCCCGCAGACGATTTTCGTCTCGGCGACGCCGGGCAATTACGAGGCGGAGCACGCCGGTCGCGTGGTCGAGCAACTGGTCCGTCCGACGGGCCTGGTGGACCCGCAAATCGAAATCCGTCCGGCGCTGACCCAGGTCGACGATCTGCTTTCGGAAATCTCCAAGCGCGTGGCATTGGAGGAGCGGGTGCTGGTGACCACGCTGACCAAGCGCATGTCCGAAGACCTGACCGATTACCTGGCCGACCACGGCGTGCGTGTGCGTTACCTGCACTCGGACATCGACACGGTGGAGCGGGTCGAGATCATCCGCGACCTGCGCCTCGGAACCTTCGATGTGCTGGTGGGGATCAACCTGCTGCGTGAAGGCCTGGACATGCCGGAAGTCTCGCTGGTGGCGATTCTCGATGCGGACAAGGAAGGTTTCCTGCGTTCCGAGCGCTCACTGATCCAGACCATCGGCCGCGCGGCACGTAACCTCAATGGCCGGGCGATTCTGTATGCGGACCGGATCACCGGCTCGATGGAGCGGGCGATCGGCGAGACCGAGCGGCGTCGCGACAAGCAGATCGCCTTCAACCTGGCCAACGGCATCACGCCCAAGGGGGTGTTCAAGGACGTGGCCGACATCATGGAAGGCGCCACCGTACCGGGTTCGCGCAGCAAGAAGCGCAAAGGCATGGCCAAGGCCGCCGAGGAAAGCGCCAAATACGAAGCCGAACTGCGCTCGCCGGGTGAAATCGCCAAACGCATTAAAGCCCTGGAAGAGAAGATGTACGCGCTGGCCCGTGACCTGGAATTCGAAGCGGCAGCGCAGATGCGCGATGAAATTAGCAAGTTGCGGGAGCGGTTGATTACGGTTTGA
- the gltX gene encoding glutamate--tRNA ligase yields the protein MTTVRTRIAPSPTGDPHVGTAYIALFNYCFAKQHGGEFILRIEDTDQLRSTRESEQQIFDALRWLGIDWSEGPDVGGPHGPYRQSERGDIYQKYCQQLVEMGHAFPCFCTAEELDQMRAEQMARGETPRYDGRALLLSKEEVARRLAAGEPHVIRMKVPSEGVCVVPDMLRGDVEIPWDRMDMQVLMKTDGLPTYFLANVVDDHLMGITHVLRGEEWLPSAPKLILLYEYFGWEQPELCYMPLLRNPDKSKLSKRKNPTSVTFYERMGFMPEAMLNYLGRMGWSMPDEREKFSLQEMVDHFDLKRVSLGGPIFDIEKLSWLNGQWLRDLPVEEFASRLQTWALNPEYMMKIAPHVQGRVETFSQVAPLAGFFFAGGVNPDAKLFESKKLSGDQVRQLMQLILWKLESLRQWEKDSITATIQAVVESLELKLRDAMPLMFAAITGQASSVSVLDAMEILGPDLTRFRLRQAIDLLGGVSKKENKEWEKLLGNIA from the coding sequence ATGACCACCGTCCGCACTCGCATCGCGCCATCGCCTACCGGGGATCCCCACGTAGGTACCGCTTACATCGCTTTGTTCAACTACTGCTTTGCCAAGCAGCACGGCGGTGAGTTCATCCTGCGGATCGAGGACACCGATCAACTGCGTTCGACCCGCGAGTCCGAACAGCAGATTTTCGACGCCCTGCGCTGGCTGGGGATCGACTGGAGCGAAGGCCCGGACGTCGGCGGCCCGCATGGTCCTTACCGGCAGAGCGAGCGCGGCGATATCTATCAGAAGTATTGCCAGCAGCTGGTCGAGATGGGCCACGCCTTCCCGTGCTTCTGCACCGCCGAAGAGCTGGATCAGATGCGCGCCGAGCAAATGGCCCGTGGCGAAACCCCGCGCTACGACGGCCGTGCGCTGTTGCTGTCCAAGGAAGAAGTGGCGCGCCGCCTGGCCGCCGGCGAGCCCCATGTGATCCGCATGAAGGTGCCAAGCGAAGGCGTCTGTGTGGTGCCGGACATGTTGCGTGGCGACGTCGAGATCCCGTGGGATCGCATGGACATGCAGGTGTTGATGAAGACCGACGGCTTGCCGACGTACTTCCTGGCCAACGTGGTCGACGACCACCTGATGGGCATCACCCACGTCCTGCGCGGCGAAGAATGGCTGCCCTCGGCACCGAAGCTGATTCTGCTGTACGAATACTTTGGCTGGGAACAGCCGGAGCTGTGCTACATGCCGCTGCTGCGCAACCCGGACAAGAGCAAGCTGTCCAAGCGCAAGAACCCGACCTCGGTCACGTTCTACGAGCGCATGGGCTTCATGCCGGAAGCCATGCTCAACTACCTCGGCCGCATGGGCTGGTCGATGCCGGACGAGCGCGAGAAGTTCTCGCTGCAGGAAATGGTCGACCACTTCGACCTGAAACGCGTGTCCCTCGGCGGGCCGATTTTCGACATCGAGAAACTGTCGTGGCTCAATGGCCAGTGGCTGCGTGACCTGCCGGTGGAAGAATTCGCTTCGCGCCTGCAGACCTGGGCGCTGAACCCTGAATACATGATGAAGATCGCGCCGCACGTGCAAGGCCGGGTTGAAACCTTCAGCCAGGTGGCACCGCTGGCTGGTTTCTTCTTCGCTGGTGGCGTTAACCCGGACGCCAAACTGTTCGAATCGAAAAAGCTCTCGGGTGATCAGGTTCGCCAGTTGATGCAGTTGATCCTGTGGAAGCTCGAAAGCCTGCGCCAGTGGGAGAAGGACAGCATCACCGCGACGATCCAGGCGGTGGTCGAGTCCCTGGAACTGAAGTTGCGAGACGCCATGCCACTAATGTTCGCCGCAATCACCGGCCAGGCCAGTTCGGTGTCGGTGCTCGATGCGATGGAGATCCTCGGTCCGGACCTGACCCGATTCCGTCTGCGCCAGGCCATCGACCTGCTGGGCGGCGTGTCGAAGAAAGAAAACAAGGAGTGGGAAAAGCTGTTGGGCAATATCGCCTGA